The proteins below come from a single Malus domestica chromosome 03, GDT2T_hap1 genomic window:
- the LOC103421115 gene encoding uncharacterized protein: protein MWESWRAIPQEVKDAVLYELSYINDLCSSRLTQWKSDLHKHYELHDGSDVALEVRCPIELVGRWDEWEWLCGHFQDKKYFKKVKANSINRSKKKLLHQFGSRRFPYRLEERRKGGQSFWKLTCSRRCKFSPGMR, encoded by the exons ATGTGGGAGTCATGGAGAGCTATCCCACAAGAAGTCAAAGACGCCGTTCTTTATGAATTATcg TACATCAACGACCTTTGCTCCAGTAGGCTTACTCAATGGAAGAGTGACCTCCACAAGCATTATGAGCTACATGATGGTTCGGATGTCGCTTTAGAAGTTAGGTGCCCTATAGAGTTGGTGGGCCGTTGGGATGAATGGGAGTGGCTCTGCGGCCATTTTCAAGACAAGAAATACTTC aAAAAAGTGAAGGCAAACTCGATCAATCGGTCGAAGAAGAAACTTCTTCACCAATTCGGCTCACGACGCTTCCCTTATAGGTTGGAGGAGCGACGTAAG gGGGGTCAAAGTTTCTGGAAATTGACATGTTCAAGGAGGTGTAAGTTCAGCCCAGGGATGAGATGA
- the LOC103421123 gene encoding U-box domain-containing protein 13-like isoform X1, translated as MARQQQQVQIEVLLRKLTSVNPEDQGSAAAEIRLLAKGNADNRVAIAEAGAIPLLVGLLSTPDSRTQEHAVTALLNLSLCEDNKGSIISSGAVPGIVHVLTNGGMEARENAAAILFSLSIVDENKVMIGASGAIPPLVTLLSEGTQGGKKDAAIALFNLCIYHGNKGKAVRAGVVSTLMKLLTEPGGGMVDEGLAILAILSSHPEGKAAIGAAEAVPVLVEVIGTGSLRNRENAAAVLVNLCSGDQQRIVEAQELGVTSSLLELAQNGTDRGKRKAAQLLELMNPFAEQQTADADADADADASRGSV; from the exons ATGGCTCGGCAACAACAGCAGGTGCAG ATTGAAGTTCTCCTCCGCAAGCTCACGTCAGTAAACCCCGAAGACCAAGGGTCTGCTGCGGCTGAAATCCGCCTTCTTGCCAAAGGTAATGCAGATAATCGTGTGGCTATTGCTGAAGCTGGTGCAATACCCCTGCTTGTAGGCCTACTTTCAACCCCAGACTCCCGCACCCAAGAGCATGCTGTGACAGCACTCCTCAACCTTTCCTTATGTGAAGATAACAAGGGAAGTATCATATCCTCTGGAGCAGTTCCTGGTATTGTTCATGTTCTCACGAATGGAGGGATGGAAGCACGGGAAAATGCAGCTGCGATCCTTTTCAGCCTTTCTATTGTGGATGAAAATAAAGTTATGATTGGCGCTTCGGGAGCCATTCCGCCACTTGTTACATTGCTGAGTGAAGGTACCCAAGGGGGGAAGAAAGATGCTGCAATTGCACTTTTTAACTTGTGCATTTATCATGGTAACAAGGGGAAGGCAGTAAGGGCCGGTGTTGTTTCGACCCTAATGAAGCTGCTGACAGAACCTGGAGGCGGAATGGTGGATGAGGGACTGGCCATTCTAGCTATACTGTCTAGCCACCCTGAAGGGAAAGCAGCCATTGGAGCTGCTGAGGCAGTGCCCGTTTTGGTTGAAGTTATTGGTACTGGATCTCTCCGAAATAGAGAAAATGCAGCTGCGGTTTTGGTGAATCTTTGTTCTGGAGACCAACAACGTATAGTAGAGGCTCAGGAACTCGGGGTGACGAGTTCGTTATTGGAGTTGGCACAAAATGGCACAGATAGAGGAAAGAGAAAGGCTGCACAGTTACTTGAGTTAATGAATCCATTTGCTGAGCAGCAGACGGCAGACGCAGACGCAGACGCAGACGCAGACGCAAGCCGAGGTTCAGTCTGA
- the LOC103421138 gene encoding uncharacterized protein At3g17950-like, which translates to MAQQIQQDEGWPLGLQPMHVRIGLAASNHEFSGSVSFNTLLTGSPTSSTDSSSDLDTESTGSFFHDRSITLGSLIGINSILELSRRSLRGRKSEHQAGKDRKMNNTTTTTTKFRMCFFSLCSKDSTDGENVRHHQPSLGHFLAAERQAANESYRTNPPIYGPDDELALAEHHQPARESNNSLFVDGQVAPPQSSPWFGSDHVDQRKSMLFSCMC; encoded by the exons ATGGCTCAGCAAATACAGCAG GACGAAGGATGGCCTCTGGGATTGCAGCCAATGCATGTGAGAATTGGGCTGGCTGCTTCAAACCATGAATTTTCTGGGTCAGTTTCTTTCAACACTTTACTCACTGGTTCTCCAACTTCCTCCACTGATTCATCATCAGATCTGGACACAGAG TCCACAGGGTCTTTTTTCCATGATAGGAGCATCACACTTGGGAGCCTTATAGGAATCAATAGCATTCTGGAGCTCTCAAGAAGATCACTGAGAGGAAGAAAATCCGAGCATCAGGCTGGTAAGGACAGGAAGATGAACAAcaccaccacaaccaccaccaAGTTCAGAATGTGTTTTTTCTCTTTATGCTCTAAAGACAGTACAGACGGTGAGAATGTGCGCCATCATCAGCCATCTCTCGGCCACTTTCTTGCGGCAGAGAGACAAGCGGCCAATGAAAGTTACAGAACAAACCCTCCAATTTACGGACCAGATGACGAGCTTGCCCTAGCTGAGCATCATCAGCCTGCTAGAGAATCAAATAACTCACTCTTTGTTGATGGTCAAGTTGCTCCTCCTCAATCTAGTCCATGGTTTGGTTCAGATCATGTTGACCAAAGAAAATCAATGCTCTTTTCATGCATGTGTTGA
- the LOC103421149 gene encoding putative E3 ubiquitin-protein ligase XBAT31, which translates to MGQGLSCRESDEHGLFRAVQFGELDTVEAVLQRDPTLLRHSTVYDRHSALHIAAANGQIEILSMLLERSVNPDALNRHKLTPLMLAAMHGKISCVQKLLDAGANVLMFDSLNGRTCLHYAAYYGHSDCLQAIVSAAHSSPVSVSWGFARFINIRDGRGATPLHLAARRSRPECVRILLDNGALVSASTGGYGCPGSTPLHLAARGGSLDCIRGLLAWGADRVQRDSSGRIPYVVALKHKHGACAAMLNPSSAEPLVWPAPLKCISELNHETKALLEQALMEANREREKNILKGTVYSLPSPSHSDAGMDDNISVESDLDLCCICFEQVCTIEVQNCGHQMCAQCTLALCCYNKPNPTTLCLMPPVCPFCRSPIAHLLVAKIKSCDDGDHDTADNNSSKLRKARRSRNFSEGSSSFKGVSALGSFGKMGGRGSGIIAENEWVDKP; encoded by the exons atgggtcaGGGGTTGAGTTGCAGAGAGAGTGACGAACATGGGCTGTTCCGAGCCGTACAATTTGGGGAGCTGGACACCGTGGAAGCTGTGTTACAGAGAGACCCAACTCTCCTCCGCCACTCCACCGTCTACGACCGCCACTCTGCTCTTCATATCGCCGCCGCTAACGGCCAGATCGAG ATTCTTTCTATGCTGTTAGAACGATCTGTGAATCCAGATGCGTTAAATCGTCACAAGCTG ACTCCATTGATGTTGGCTGCAATGCATGGCAAGATCTCCTGCGTGCAAAAGCTTCTTGACGCAGGAGCAAAC GTATTGATGTTTGATTCCCTTAACGGAAGAACCTGCTTGCATTACGCCGCTTACTATGGCCATTCTGATTGCCTTCAAGCTATTGTTTCTGCTGCTCATTCGAGTCCTGTTTCTGTTTCCTG GGGATTTGCACGATTTATAAATATTAGGGATGGTAGAGGAGCAACACCGTTGCATTTGGCAGCACGTCGAAGTAGGCCTGAATGTGTACGTATTCTGTTAGACAACGGGGCTCTTGTTTCTGCTTCAACGGGTGGTTATGG CTGTCCTGGGAGCACTCCGCTTCATTTGGCGGCTAGAGGGGGATCTCTGGATTGCATACGTGGATTGTTGGCGTGGGGTGCAGATCGTGTTCAAAGAGATTCATCCGG GAGAATACCATACGTAGTTGCTTTGAAACACAAACACGGAGCTTGTGCGGCCATGCTAAATCCTTCGTCAGCTGAGCCTCTTGTGTGGCCAGCACCTTTAAAGTGTATTAGTGAGCTTAATCATGAAACAAAAGCTCTGCTAGAACAGGCCTTAATGGAGGCAAACAGGGAGAGGGAGAAGAACATCTTGAAAGGAACCGTTTACTCACTTCCATCTCCGTCACATTCTGATGCAGGCATGGATGACAATATATCTGTG GAAAGTGATTTAGATCTATGCTGCATATGCTTTGAGCAGGTGTGTACAATTGAAGTCCAGAACTGCGGTCACCAAATGTGTGCACAATGCACTCTAGCCCTCTGCTGCTACAACAAGCCTAACCCAACTACATTATGCCTAATGCCACCGGTTTGCCCATTCTGCCGAAGCCCCATTGCCCATCTGCTAGTTGCAAAGATCAAAAGTTGCGATGATGGTGACCATGACACCGCAGATAACAATTCCTCCAAGCTAAGAAAGGCAAGGAGGTCCCGAAACTTCAGTGAGGGCAGCAGCAGCTTCAAGGGCGTATCGGCACTTGGTTCTTTCGGGAAGATGGGCGGCCGTGGCTCAGGCATTATTGCTGAAAATGAATGGGTTGACAAACCTTGA
- the LOC103421123 gene encoding U-box domain-containing protein 13-like isoform X2: MARQQQQIEVLLRKLTSVNPEDQGSAAAEIRLLAKGNADNRVAIAEAGAIPLLVGLLSTPDSRTQEHAVTALLNLSLCEDNKGSIISSGAVPGIVHVLTNGGMEARENAAAILFSLSIVDENKVMIGASGAIPPLVTLLSEGTQGGKKDAAIALFNLCIYHGNKGKAVRAGVVSTLMKLLTEPGGGMVDEGLAILAILSSHPEGKAAIGAAEAVPVLVEVIGTGSLRNRENAAAVLVNLCSGDQQRIVEAQELGVTSSLLELAQNGTDRGKRKAAQLLELMNPFAEQQTADADADADADASRGSV, translated from the exons ATGGCTCGGCAACAACAGCAG ATTGAAGTTCTCCTCCGCAAGCTCACGTCAGTAAACCCCGAAGACCAAGGGTCTGCTGCGGCTGAAATCCGCCTTCTTGCCAAAGGTAATGCAGATAATCGTGTGGCTATTGCTGAAGCTGGTGCAATACCCCTGCTTGTAGGCCTACTTTCAACCCCAGACTCCCGCACCCAAGAGCATGCTGTGACAGCACTCCTCAACCTTTCCTTATGTGAAGATAACAAGGGAAGTATCATATCCTCTGGAGCAGTTCCTGGTATTGTTCATGTTCTCACGAATGGAGGGATGGAAGCACGGGAAAATGCAGCTGCGATCCTTTTCAGCCTTTCTATTGTGGATGAAAATAAAGTTATGATTGGCGCTTCGGGAGCCATTCCGCCACTTGTTACATTGCTGAGTGAAGGTACCCAAGGGGGGAAGAAAGATGCTGCAATTGCACTTTTTAACTTGTGCATTTATCATGGTAACAAGGGGAAGGCAGTAAGGGCCGGTGTTGTTTCGACCCTAATGAAGCTGCTGACAGAACCTGGAGGCGGAATGGTGGATGAGGGACTGGCCATTCTAGCTATACTGTCTAGCCACCCTGAAGGGAAAGCAGCCATTGGAGCTGCTGAGGCAGTGCCCGTTTTGGTTGAAGTTATTGGTACTGGATCTCTCCGAAATAGAGAAAATGCAGCTGCGGTTTTGGTGAATCTTTGTTCTGGAGACCAACAACGTATAGTAGAGGCTCAGGAACTCGGGGTGACGAGTTCGTTATTGGAGTTGGCACAAAATGGCACAGATAGAGGAAAGAGAAAGGCTGCACAGTTACTTGAGTTAATGAATCCATTTGCTGAGCAGCAGACGGCAGACGCAGACGCAGACGCAGACGCAGACGCAAGCCGAGGTTCAGTCTGA